A part of Vulcanisaeta moutnovskia 768-28 genomic DNA contains:
- a CDS encoding pyridoxal-phosphate dependent enzyme, with the protein MISRYLPRTPLVYSRQLSRLLGFDVYLKLENLQPTRAFKVRGSAYFVMVMRDEAQRRGLIAASTGNHAQSVAYAGKLIGARVRDRNA; encoded by the coding sequence GTGATTAGTAGGTACTTGCCAAGGACGCCTCTTGTCTATTCACGTCAGTTATCTAGGTTGCTTGGCTTTGATGTTTACCTGAAGCTTGAGAATCTTCAGCCAACTAGGGCGTTTAAGGTTAGGGGTAGTGCGTATTTCGTGATGGTTATGAGAGATGAGGCGCAGAGGAGAGGATTAATTGCGGCGTCCACGGGCAATCACGCGCAGTCTGTTGCCTACGCCGGTAAGTTAATAGGCGCCAGGGTCCGTGATCGTAATGCCTGA
- a CDS encoding peroxiredoxin produces MVEVGERAPDFELLDTELKPRRLSEFLGKRFVVILTFPAAFSPVCTKELCTFRDRMALLNKANAEVIAISVDTPFTLKAFKEANRLNFTMLSDFNKEVITKYGVVHESLLGLKGVAKRAVFILDPKGLIVYKWVSDNPGIEPPYEEVIRIVDELSRKYSPVM; encoded by the coding sequence ATGGTTGAGGTTGGGGAAAGAGCCCCGGACTTTGAGCTCTTAGACACGGAGTTGAAACCAAGGAGGTTGTCCGAATTCCTCGGTAAGAGGTTCGTAGTCATACTAACCTTTCCAGCGGCCTTCTCGCCAGTATGTACAAAGGAGTTGTGCACCTTCAGGGATAGGATGGCATTGCTAAATAAGGCCAATGCCGAGGTCATAGCAATAAGTGTGGACACGCCATTTACACTCAAGGCGTTTAAAGAGGCAAATAGGCTGAACTTCACAATGTTGAGTGACTTTAATAAGGAGGTAATTACGAAGTACGGGGTCGTCCACGAGAGCCTACTCGGACTTAAGGGCGTGGCTAAGAGAGCGGTCTTCATACTCGATCCAAAGGGCTTAATAGTCTATAAGTGGGTCAGTGACAACCCAGGCATTGAGCCACCTTATGAGGAGGTAATACGTATAGTTGATGAACTAAGCAGGAAGTACTCCCCCGTAATGTAA
- a CDS encoding molybdopterin-dependent oxidoreductase: MPSNTEGGRSRNMGISSRRRFLTMLLTAGAAAMLASMIPNAITNNGQGIESTTANNSAISSVINEPRANQLITNGSTVNITVPTVSHISAIKTFPTNKTQQVNVDAVAVSNATNNTGSTSNVTNVSLTPLDDWYIVQIGPTPQVNIGNYMLVVDGLVNNPLNLTYSELTSMPTTTIIDTLQCVSDPYFLKAMVKWIGVPLKYVLNAAGVQSGATKVILYGADGYTSDLPLWKAMEDDTLIAFMADGQPLLATHGYPVRLVVPRWWGYKYVKWLVKITVTNENYLGYWESRGYPDVARKNGD, translated from the coding sequence ATGCCAAGTAACACTGAGGGCGGGAGGTCAAGGAATATGGGCATTAGTAGTAGGAGGAGGTTCCTAACCATGTTACTAACCGCCGGTGCTGCCGCAATGCTCGCAAGTATGATACCCAATGCAATAACCAATAATGGTCAGGGCATTGAAAGCACTACCGCCAATAATTCCGCAATTTCTTCCGTAATTAATGAGCCCAGGGCAAATCAATTAATCACTAATGGGTCCACGGTCAACATAACCGTACCAACCGTATCGCATATATCGGCCATTAAGACCTTCCCCACAAACAAGACGCAGCAGGTAAACGTCGATGCGGTTGCGGTAAGCAATGCCACAAATAACACGGGTAGCACTAGTAATGTTACTAACGTAAGTTTAACACCACTGGACGATTGGTATATCGTGCAAATAGGGCCTACACCCCAGGTAAATATCGGCAATTACATGCTGGTGGTTGATGGGCTCGTGAATAATCCATTAAACCTAACATACTCTGAACTGACGAGTATGCCGACCACGACGATCATAGACACACTACAATGTGTCTCAGACCCATACTTCCTAAAGGCGATGGTTAAGTGGATCGGAGTACCCCTGAAGTACGTGTTAAATGCCGCGGGTGTTCAATCGGGTGCGACTAAGGTAATACTCTATGGTGCTGATGGGTACACAAGTGATTTACCGTTGTGGAAGGCGATGGAGGATGACACGTTAATCGCGTTTATGGCTGATGGGCAACCATTACTGGCGACTCACGGTTACCCCGTTAGGTTAGTCGTGCCTAGGTGGTGGGGCTATAAATACGTTAAGTGGTTGGTTAAGATCACGGTGACTAACGAGAATTACCTGGGCTATTGGGAGTCGAGGGGTTACCCAGACGTTGCTAGGAAGAACGGTGATTAA
- a CDS encoding phosphoadenosine phosphosulfate reductase domain-containing protein has product MPSVIYWCDDLNVPVLSKDLGARRCSSMSIVSITKPGDVRPAFPADVEITRRAVINEFGNEELAKLLIPDNEVILLNKIPGYADQADEVITRGRVIGHRFYDIGRRMWRFRPLYEGVTEMINRGLGYWAIIRLNKLPGRYDVHKELITRGNLPSERYVHVAVSTEDGRYHGIAKSMRGSRLRIIKSWLAKGPLPSPKPSTLKDFIELNRDYIEHKAEKAIEFLRKVFSEYKKPVVVSYSGGKDSLVTLDLVSKTGVKFYVLFNDTGLEPLESYGNVREVTKLYNAELIIASAEDMYWKAIREFGPPARDYRWCCKVIKLGPITDEMLRRFPMGFISVVGQRALESFQRARLPRISVSKWVTRDIVVAPIQDWTALEVWGYILLRNLPYNKAYEYGFDRLGCVICPANELGEFEIVREKYPGIYTRLIKVLREFSTSQELPSEFIDYGLWRWRRSWPGDIRSRVRVSFRVKYPVRFSGDGESLIVDVNKPINLDTFMEFLKMLGTVESVNGSYIVRGKFGEAEAKVEQGNNKVVISSVNKELRVHIAGFVARASICGECNLCINWCPTKALRRIGSGPSFIVDENRCINCLLCSKACPSAQYLVYRRSEVRGA; this is encoded by the coding sequence ATGCCCTCAGTGATTTATTGGTGTGATGACTTAAACGTGCCAGTACTTAGTAAGGACTTAGGGGCTAGGCGATGCTCATCAATGAGTATCGTCAGTATTACCAAGCCTGGCGATGTTAGGCCTGCCTTTCCTGCCGATGTCGAGATTACTAGGAGGGCTGTGATTAATGAGTTTGGAAATGAAGAGTTGGCTAAATTATTAATACCCGATAATGAGGTCATCCTTCTCAATAAAATACCTGGCTATGCAGACCAAGCTGATGAGGTCATCACGAGAGGTAGGGTGATCGGTCATAGGTTTTATGATATAGGGAGGAGAATGTGGAGGTTCAGGCCGTTGTACGAGGGCGTTACTGAGATGATTAATAGGGGCCTTGGTTACTGGGCCATAATTAGATTAAACAAGCTTCCCGGGAGGTATGATGTTCATAAGGAGTTAATCACCAGGGGTAACCTACCCAGCGAGAGGTATGTGCACGTTGCGGTGTCCACGGAGGACGGTAGATACCACGGCATTGCTAAGTCAATGAGGGGTAGCAGGCTCAGGATAATCAAGAGCTGGTTAGCAAAGGGACCACTGCCAAGCCCCAAGCCCAGCACGCTGAAGGATTTCATCGAGTTAAATAGGGATTACATAGAGCATAAGGCCGAGAAAGCCATAGAATTCCTAAGGAAGGTCTTCAGCGAGTATAAGAAGCCAGTTGTGGTTTCGTACTCAGGCGGTAAGGACTCGCTGGTAACCCTCGACCTTGTGTCAAAGACAGGCGTTAAATTCTACGTATTATTTAATGACACGGGTCTCGAACCACTAGAGTCCTATGGCAATGTTAGGGAGGTTACGAAGCTCTACAATGCCGAGTTAATCATAGCCTCGGCAGAGGATATGTATTGGAAGGCGATTAGGGAATTCGGACCACCAGCCAGAGACTACCGCTGGTGCTGTAAGGTGATAAAGCTTGGGCCAATAACCGATGAAATGCTGCGCAGGTTTCCAATGGGTTTCATAAGTGTTGTTGGCCAGAGGGCCCTTGAGTCGTTCCAAAGGGCTAGGTTACCCAGGATCTCGGTTAGTAAGTGGGTTACTAGGGATATTGTTGTTGCTCCAATACAAGACTGGACAGCGCTCGAGGTCTGGGGTTACATATTGCTGAGGAACCTGCCTTATAATAAGGCCTATGAGTATGGCTTTGATAGGCTCGGCTGTGTTATATGCCCGGCGAATGAGTTGGGAGAGTTTGAGATTGTGCGTGAGAAATACCCCGGTATTTACACGAGGCTTATCAAGGTACTCAGGGAATTCTCGACCAGCCAGGAATTACCAAGCGAATTCATTGATTACGGCCTCTGGCGCTGGAGGAGGAGCTGGCCAGGCGATATCCGTAGCCGGGTTAGGGTGAGTTTCAGGGTTAAGTACCCAGTCAGGTTTAGTGGTGATGGTGAGTCACTGATAGTTGATGTTAACAAACCCATCAATCTGGACACCTTCATGGAGTTCTTAAAGATGCTCGGCACTGTGGAGAGCGTTAATGGTTCATACATTGTGAGGGGCAAGTTCGGAGAGGCCGAGGCCAAGGTTGAGCAGGGTAATAACAAAGTGGTGATTTCCTCAGTCAATAAGGAATTGAGAGTTCACATTGCAGGCTTTGTGGCTAGGGCATCAATATGTGGTGAGTGCAACCTATGCATCAACTGGTGCCCAACAAAGGCCTTAAGGAGGATTGGTTCAGGTCCCTCATTCATAGTTGATGAGAACAGGTGCATAAACTGCCTGCTTTGTTCTAAGGCCTGTCCGTCAGCTCAGTACTTGGTCTATCGTCGTTCTGAGGTTCGTGGCGCCTGA
- a CDS encoding aminotransferase class V-fold PLP-dependent enzyme, with product MGWLEELRNRIEITRRKVYLDNAGAGPLTKDAAEAVNNFLNLWQEEGEPWELALDHIVEAKRVFAQLISASSWQNIAAVPSATYGLNALLSAMEFKPGSNVVISPLNFPTGVFSFHALKSRGLIREVRIAKSVNGYVPLEDYERLIDDNTAVVFVDYVSWITGYKERIREISEIAHARGAVFISDAFHAVGVLPIDVARDDVDALITGSYKWLLGPHGAGFVYVNDELLSRLKPSFSGWMGIDDNQVSRRLRNEKLFKRPIDINTYIPARDAARLEWGTWPIIAFEGTLASMKLLLKYEVPHRFEEHTNKLIGRLANSLGDLGLKVTTPLGSHSSILTFEYSNPYDLAEFLSRNNIVVSPRPGTIRISPHGYNTTDEIDKFIEVLKTYIKSRA from the coding sequence ATGGGTTGGCTTGAGGAACTCAGGAATCGAATAGAAATAACCAGAAGAAAGGTATACCTTGATAATGCGGGAGCTGGTCCTTTAACGAAGGATGCTGCTGAAGCGGTCAATAACTTCCTTAATCTGTGGCAGGAGGAGGGTGAACCATGGGAATTAGCACTTGATCACATTGTTGAGGCCAAGAGGGTCTTTGCGCAATTAATCAGTGCGTCATCATGGCAGAATATTGCTGCCGTACCCAGTGCAACCTACGGACTCAATGCATTATTATCAGCCATGGAATTTAAGCCAGGTAGTAACGTAGTTATTAGTCCACTCAACTTTCCAACAGGTGTCTTCTCATTTCACGCACTTAAATCCCGAGGATTAATCAGGGAGGTTAGGATTGCAAAGTCCGTTAATGGTTATGTACCTTTGGAGGATTATGAGAGGCTCATTGATGATAATACTGCGGTAGTCTTCGTTGATTATGTATCATGGATAACGGGGTATAAGGAGAGGATTAGGGAAATATCTGAGATTGCCCATGCAAGGGGTGCTGTGTTTATAAGTGATGCGTTTCACGCAGTCGGTGTTTTACCAATTGATGTTGCTAGGGATGATGTTGATGCTCTAATTACGGGTTCATACAAATGGTTACTTGGGCCTCATGGCGCTGGCTTCGTCTATGTAAATGATGAATTACTAAGTAGGCTTAAACCATCATTCTCAGGGTGGATGGGGATTGATGATAACCAGGTAAGTAGGAGGTTGAGGAATGAGAAATTGTTTAAGAGACCAATAGACATAAACACGTACATACCAGCCAGAGACGCTGCAAGGCTTGAATGGGGTACTTGGCCAATAATAGCCTTCGAAGGAACACTAGCATCAATGAAACTACTACTCAAGTACGAAGTACCGCATAGATTTGAGGAACATACCAACAAATTAATTGGACGCTTAGCGAATTCACTAGGGGATTTAGGGCTTAAGGTAACGACACCGCTTGGCAGTCACTCATCAATACTAACCTTCGAGTATTCGAACCCCTACGATCTAGCGGAGTTCCTTAGCAGGAATAATATTGTTGTTTCTCCAAGACCTGGAACCATTAGGATTTCTCCACATGGTTATAATACCACCGATGAGATCGATAAATTCATCGAGGTATTGAAGACGTATATTAAGTCTAGGGCTTGA
- a CDS encoding 7-cyano-7-deazaguanine synthase, translating into MKKRAILLLSGGIDSAVALYLLKSRNYDVVAISINYPGRGERERESARILAKLTNTRLIEVDIPFMKEIVELWNNKEERPEHLRDAHPSTIPARNAIIYAVAAYYAEILGINIIVAGHNADDTKYFPDTSRMFRKIISRALTIGTHIGKTKGLRVIAPLSKLNKTEVVKLGLKLGVPFEYTWSCHNNYDKPCGQCSGCLARKRAFDELGVKDPLEEAINSGRDWWLLKKKSLLKP; encoded by the coding sequence GTGAAGAAAAGAGCCATTTTATTATTATCCGGTGGTATTGACTCGGCTGTAGCGCTATACCTACTCAAATCGCGGAATTATGATGTAGTTGCCATATCAATAAATTATCCAGGAAGAGGAGAACGCGAAAGAGAGTCAGCGAGGATACTCGCTAAGTTAACAAATACTAGGTTAATAGAGGTTGATATACCGTTCATGAAAGAAATCGTGGAGCTATGGAACAATAAAGAGGAGAGACCTGAACACCTAAGGGATGCACATCCAAGTACAATACCTGCCAGGAATGCGATAATATACGCAGTCGCCGCATATTACGCTGAGATACTGGGAATAAACATCATAGTGGCTGGCCATAATGCCGATGACACGAAGTACTTCCCAGACACATCAAGAATGTTCAGGAAAATAATATCAAGGGCATTGACAATAGGGACCCACATAGGTAAAACCAAGGGACTAAGGGTTATTGCACCATTATCAAAACTAAATAAGACGGAGGTCGTTAAGTTAGGCCTCAAGCTAGGTGTGCCCTTTGAATACACGTGGTCCTGCCACAACAATTATGATAAGCCATGTGGCCAATGCAGTGGGTGTCTAGCAAGGAAGAGAGCATTTGATGAGTTGGGCGTTAAGGACCCACTCGAGGAAGCGATAAATAGCGGAAGGGATTGGTGGTTATTGAAGAAGAAATCATTACTCAAGCCCTAG
- a CDS encoding MmgE/PrpD family protein: protein MARDSLGEAIIRYSLNVKFEDLDQQVINEVKRRILDGLGVALAAFMAEPIKIARGVAKNHRSNVEATLWGTLDTSSIEWAVFTNALMVRYLDYNDTYLGKEPLHPSDMIPALFAAAEHKGLSGKDLITAIATSYEIGIRLCDAGSLRLHGWDHVNYIGIAVTAGLAKLMGLNENEALNALSIATVPHAAMRQSRVGELSHWKAAATANSSRNAVFAVLLAKEGFTGPDAPLKGEMGFVKQLLAGDFNDKIILELSSMPSPKRILDTYIKPYPVEYHAQSAVDAARMIRQEYGKTVGPDDVESITIDTFKAAYDIIVKDPEKWDPKTKETADHSLMWVTAVALLYGTVELYHYKPENIRDPRVLSLIRKMKVNVDPELDKLYPSAIPNRITVKFRNGKELTAQVDHPRGHPKNPMTDEEVEDKFRRLTDGLLTLSQMSTVINLVRNLENLKDIKQILKAIVI from the coding sequence ATGGCTAGGGATTCCCTGGGTGAGGCCATAATACGTTACTCCCTCAATGTTAAGTTTGAGGATCTGGATCAACAAGTTATTAATGAGGTTAAGCGTAGGATTCTCGATGGCCTTGGAGTTGCCCTGGCGGCATTTATGGCCGAGCCCATTAAGATAGCCAGAGGTGTTGCTAAGAATCATCGATCAAATGTCGAGGCCACGCTATGGGGCACATTGGATACTTCATCAATTGAGTGGGCGGTATTTACTAACGCCCTGATGGTTAGATACCTTGATTATAACGATACTTACCTGGGTAAGGAGCCGCTTCATCCAAGTGATATGATTCCTGCGTTATTTGCGGCCGCGGAGCATAAGGGATTGAGTGGTAAGGATTTGATAACGGCTATAGCCACATCGTATGAGATAGGCATTAGGCTTTGTGATGCGGGTAGTCTCAGGCTTCATGGTTGGGACCACGTTAACTACATAGGCATAGCAGTGACGGCAGGTCTTGCGAAACTCATGGGCCTTAATGAGAATGAGGCATTAAACGCTCTATCAATTGCTACTGTACCGCATGCGGCCATGAGACAGTCGAGGGTTGGTGAGTTGAGTCATTGGAAGGCAGCGGCAACAGCTAACTCCTCAAGGAACGCCGTGTTTGCCGTGTTATTGGCTAAGGAGGGTTTTACAGGACCTGACGCGCCGTTAAAGGGTGAGATGGGTTTTGTAAAGCAATTGTTGGCGGGGGACTTCAATGATAAGATTATTCTCGAATTAAGCTCAATGCCGAGCCCAAAGAGGATCCTCGACACGTACATAAAGCCGTACCCCGTGGAATACCATGCACAGTCAGCGGTTGATGCGGCCAGAATGATTAGGCAGGAGTATGGCAAGACCGTTGGGCCTGATGATGTTGAGTCAATAACCATAGACACCTTTAAGGCTGCTTACGACATAATAGTTAAGGACCCTGAAAAGTGGGATCCGAAGACGAAGGAGACTGCGGACCACAGCCTAATGTGGGTAACGGCGGTGGCGCTACTTTACGGTACCGTTGAGCTATACCACTACAAGCCCGAGAATATACGCGACCCTAGAGTTCTTTCATTAATAAGGAAGATGAAGGTTAATGTGGATCCAGAGCTTGATAAGCTATACCCATCGGCAATACCCAATAGGATAACCGTGAAGTTCAGAAACGGTAAAGAATTAACTGCGCAGGTTGATCATCCCAGAGGTCATCCAAAGAACCCAATGACCGATGAGGAGGTTGAGGATAAGTTCAGGAGGTTAACTGATGGTTTATTAACACTGAGTCAAATGAGTACGGTGATAAACCTCGTGAGGAACCTCGAGAATTTAAAGGATATTAAGCAAATTCTCAAGGCAATAGTCATATAA
- a CDS encoding DNA topoisomerase VI subunit B yields the protein MGTNDIVKFEALSPAEFFRRNREIAGFSNPTRAIYQTIRELVENSLDATETFKILPSIKIYIDYANQSRSWISIYVEDNGIGIPGDEIPNVFGRVFYSSKYRIKQHRGIFGLGAKMVVLYAQSTTNTPILVRSAPLRSNVIYEYQLMIDITKNEPVIMSQRTMENKYGWHGTAIRVVLEGDWSKAKRRVEEYLRRTAMVAPYAEFVLRGPDEDDAIKIPRVTTKMPDPPKEGLPHPKSVDVELIKQLIQKNPDLPLLEFLTENFDGVGETIAKTFIDFVGLQPDMPVGKLINDELINFVTKMREFNGWRRPRADWLSPIGEDILAEGVKFVLRPEVVFTVTRKPSSYMGNPFIVEAALAWGGAIEPSDNPIIYRFANKVPLIYDEGNDVIRKIVDEIDWTQYKVKFPAPLAIVVHICSTKIPYASAGKEAIAEVPEIESEVRNAIREVARKLRLYITRKEKEQELLMKYAIFSMYAEEVVNALSYVTKADIEELRSSMTTLIKEKLKIRRFEDLLNNSLSSEDENNSEAQDHEPSS from the coding sequence ATGGGTACTAACGATATTGTTAAGTTTGAGGCTTTATCGCCGGCTGAGTTCTTTAGGCGTAATCGAGAGATAGCGGGATTTAGCAATCCGACTAGGGCTATTTATCAGACTATTAGGGAGCTCGTTGAGAATAGTCTCGATGCCACTGAGACATTTAAGATACTGCCGAGCATAAAGATATACATTGATTATGCAAATCAATCTAGGAGTTGGATTAGTATTTACGTTGAGGATAATGGCATTGGTATACCTGGGGATGAAATACCGAACGTCTTCGGCAGGGTATTCTACAGTAGTAAGTATAGAATTAAGCAGCATAGGGGTATATTTGGGCTTGGAGCCAAGATGGTGGTCCTATATGCCCAATCAACTACTAATACGCCAATCCTAGTTAGAAGCGCACCTTTGAGGAGTAATGTTATTTATGAGTATCAACTGATGATAGACATTACAAAGAATGAGCCTGTAATCATGTCTCAGAGAACCATGGAGAATAAGTATGGGTGGCATGGCACAGCAATAAGGGTAGTGCTTGAGGGCGATTGGTCTAAGGCAAAGCGGAGGGTTGAGGAGTATCTGAGGAGAACCGCCATGGTAGCGCCGTATGCGGAGTTTGTTCTTAGGGGACCTGATGAGGACGATGCCATAAAAATACCGAGGGTAACGACTAAAATGCCCGACCCACCTAAGGAGGGTCTCCCTCATCCCAAGAGTGTTGATGTGGAATTGATAAAGCAATTAATACAGAAAAATCCAGACCTGCCGCTGCTTGAGTTTCTTACTGAGAATTTTGATGGTGTTGGTGAGACCATTGCAAAGACGTTTATAGATTTCGTGGGATTGCAACCAGACATGCCCGTGGGTAAGCTCATTAATGATGAATTAATTAATTTCGTAACTAAGATGAGGGAGTTTAATGGGTGGAGGAGACCGAGGGCTGATTGGTTATCACCAATAGGTGAGGACATACTTGCTGAGGGTGTTAAGTTTGTGCTTAGGCCTGAGGTTGTGTTTACCGTGACTAGGAAGCCGAGTTCATACATGGGTAATCCATTCATTGTCGAGGCTGCCCTTGCATGGGGAGGCGCCATTGAACCGAGTGACAACCCAATCATTTATAGATTCGCTAATAAGGTCCCGTTAATATATGACGAGGGTAATGATGTTATTAGGAAGATCGTTGATGAGATAGATTGGACGCAGTATAAGGTTAAGTTCCCAGCCCCTCTGGCCATTGTGGTCCACATATGCTCAACGAAGATACCATACGCAAGTGCGGGTAAGGAGGCAATTGCGGAAGTCCCTGAGATAGAGTCCGAGGTAAGGAATGCCATTAGGGAGGTGGCTAGGAAGCTCAGGCTTTACATAACGAGGAAGGAGAAGGAGCAAGAACTCCTCATGAAATACGCAATATTTAGTATGTATGCTGAGGAAGTCGTCAACGCCCTATCATACGTAACCAAGGCCGACATTGAAGAGTTAAGGAGTAGCATGACTACCCTAATAAAGGAGAAACTGAAAATTAGGCGATTCGAAGATTTACTTAACAACTCATTATCTAGTGAGGATGAGAATAACAGTGAAGCTCAGGATCACGAGCCATCATCATGA
- a CDS encoding GIY-YIG nuclease family protein, whose protein sequence is MVKALSYVALFKCRGGYVITRGRKFAIGNGLYAYVGSCGNACAARIVRHLGKVVNRFWHVDYLHDICNEVAVMVLPFKEDDVAKALLSRFSGILGFGNSDKKENKTHLFRIGPSNEDITKALHVLNVVIHETLNSKARNFKY, encoded by the coding sequence ATGGTGAAGGCATTAAGTTATGTAGCCCTATTCAAATGCAGAGGTGGTTATGTAATTACGAGGGGTAGGAAATTTGCAATAGGTAATGGACTTTATGCGTACGTGGGTTCATGTGGTAATGCATGCGCAGCACGCATAGTTAGGCACCTTGGTAAGGTCGTTAATAGGTTTTGGCATGTTGATTACCTACATGACATATGCAATGAAGTTGCCGTCATGGTACTACCCTTTAAGGAAGATGATGTTGCTAAGGCATTGCTCAGCAGGTTCTCTGGAATCTTAGGTTTCGGAAATAGTGATAAGAAGGAGAATAAGACGCACCTATTTAGGATAGGTCCAAGTAATGAAGATATCACTAAGGCCTTACACGTATTAAATGTGGTAATTCACGAGACCTTAAACAGTAAAGCACGAAATTTTAAGTATTAA
- a CDS encoding RNA-guided pseudouridylation complex pseudouridine synthase subunit Cbf5: protein MSLPSYCNETEVLVRIANEQTNPEWGVPPEKRPMDLYLKYGFVVIDKPRGPTSHEVAAWIKKMLNLDRAGHSGTLDPGVSGVLPIALGESTKAMPAINTLDKEYVMVMKMHGDVNDEKLRAVLREFTGAIYQRPPLRSAVKRQLRVKHVYELELLERDGKYALIRMNVESGTYARKLAYDIGEVLGVGANMRELRRIRVGCFTEKETITLQDLKDAYTLYRDYGIEDLLRTYVKPVEYMVRHLPKVWIRDSAVDAVCHGAALAVPGIVKLTNNIKRKSLTAIMTLKNELVALGYAEMTSDEIMNAQRGIAIKTTRVIMKKGTYPSMWKKKKAEGKVEEKQQDNTKGKE, encoded by the coding sequence GTGTCATTACCGAGCTATTGTAATGAAACGGAGGTTCTCGTTAGGATAGCTAATGAGCAAACAAACCCAGAGTGGGGCGTACCGCCAGAGAAGAGGCCCATGGATCTTTACCTCAAGTATGGTTTTGTGGTTATTGATAAGCCGAGGGGACCAACAAGCCATGAGGTTGCTGCTTGGATTAAAAAGATGCTTAATCTTGATAGGGCAGGTCATTCTGGTACGCTTGATCCAGGGGTTTCTGGAGTATTACCTATAGCGCTTGGAGAGTCTACGAAGGCTATGCCTGCAATTAATACGTTGGATAAGGAGTACGTAATGGTTATGAAGATGCATGGGGATGTTAATGATGAGAAGTTGAGGGCTGTACTTAGGGAGTTCACCGGCGCCATTTATCAAAGGCCGCCATTGAGGAGTGCGGTTAAGAGACAGTTGAGGGTTAAGCATGTTTATGAGCTTGAGCTTCTCGAGAGGGATGGTAAGTACGCATTAATAAGGATGAATGTGGAATCAGGGACATACGCAAGGAAGCTTGCTTATGATATTGGTGAGGTTCTTGGAGTTGGCGCAAACATGAGGGAGCTCAGAAGAATTAGGGTTGGTTGCTTCACTGAGAAGGAGACAATTACACTGCAGGATCTTAAGGATGCATACACGCTCTATAGGGATTATGGCATTGAGGATCTCCTGAGAACTTATGTAAAACCTGTTGAGTACATGGTTAGGCATTTACCCAAGGTCTGGATCAGGGACTCCGCAGTCGATGCGGTTTGTCATGGAGCCGCATTGGCTGTTCCTGGCATTGTTAAGTTAACGAATAATATAAAGAGGAAATCATTAACGGCAATCATGACTTTAAAGAATGAACTAGTGGCTCTAGGCTATGCGGAAATGACAAGCGATGAAATAATGAATGCCCAGCGCGGTATTGCAATTAAGACTACCAGAGTAATTATGAAAAAAGGCACGTATCCATCAATGTGGAAGAAAAAGAAAGCAGAGGGTAAGGTTGAGGAGAAGCAGCAAGACAATACCAAGGGGAAGGAGTAG